Proteins encoded within one genomic window of Nonomuraea gerenzanensis:
- a CDS encoding glycoside hydrolase family 6 protein, producing the protein MSRRRPLLAVLVTAAAMAAAGAVIVSTPSAQAADSAFYVDPQTNAAKWVAANPNDSRTPVIRDRIAAVPQGRWFATYNPSTVRGQVDAYVGAAAAAGKIPIMAVYAMPNRDCGGPSAGGAPDHTAYRAWIDEIAAGLAGRPASIVLEPDALAIMTNCMNASEQAQVKASMAYAGKRLKQASSQARVYFDIGHDGWLSASEAASRLVGADVANSADGIAVNTSNYRATPGLVSYAKSIISATGASGLKAVIDTSRNGNGPSGSEWCDPAGRATGIWSTAETGDPAIAAYLWVKPPGEADGCIAGAGQFVPQRAYDLAVAAGGTSTPTVTPTVTPTVTPTTGPGGCTATYKVASQWSGGFQGEVTVKNTGSSQTSGWRVAWTLPGGQSISQLWNGNLSGTSGSVSVTNLNWNGTLAAGASTTFGFLVNGQSGTPASVACTAS; encoded by the coding sequence ATGTCTCGCAGAAGGCCCCTGTTGGCGGTGCTCGTCACGGCGGCCGCCATGGCCGCGGCGGGGGCGGTCATCGTGTCCACCCCCAGCGCCCAGGCCGCCGACTCCGCTTTCTACGTTGATCCGCAGACCAACGCCGCCAAGTGGGTGGCCGCCAACCCCAACGACAGCCGTACCCCGGTGATCAGGGACCGCATCGCGGCCGTCCCGCAGGGCCGCTGGTTCGCCACGTACAACCCCTCGACCGTGCGCGGCCAGGTGGACGCGTACGTCGGCGCCGCGGCGGCGGCGGGCAAGATCCCGATCATGGCCGTGTACGCGATGCCGAACCGCGACTGCGGCGGCCCGAGCGCGGGCGGCGCGCCCGACCACACGGCCTACAGAGCCTGGATCGACGAGATCGCGGCGGGGCTGGCGGGCCGGCCCGCCTCCATCGTCCTCGAACCCGACGCCCTGGCCATCATGACGAACTGCATGAACGCCTCGGAGCAGGCCCAGGTGAAGGCGTCGATGGCGTACGCGGGCAAGCGGCTCAAGCAGGCCTCCTCACAGGCCAGGGTCTACTTCGACATCGGGCACGACGGCTGGCTGTCCGCCTCGGAGGCCGCCTCCAGGCTGGTCGGCGCGGACGTGGCCAACAGCGCCGACGGCATCGCGGTCAACACCTCCAACTACCGGGCCACGCCGGGCCTGGTGTCGTACGCCAAGAGCATCATCTCGGCGACCGGGGCGTCCGGGCTGAAGGCGGTCATCGACACCAGCCGCAACGGCAACGGCCCGTCCGGCAGCGAGTGGTGCGACCCGGCGGGCCGCGCCACCGGCATCTGGAGCACCGCGGAGACCGGCGACCCGGCCATCGCCGCCTACCTGTGGGTCAAGCCTCCGGGCGAGGCCGACGGGTGCATCGCCGGCGCCGGGCAGTTCGTGCCGCAGCGGGCCTACGACCTGGCCGTCGCGGCGGGCGGCACCTCCACGCCGACCGTCACCCCGACGGTGACGCCCACCGTGACGCCCACCACGGGGCCGGGCGGGTGCACGGCCACGTACAAGGTGGCGAGCCAGTGGTCGGGCGGCTTCCAGGGCGAGGTCACGGTGAAGAACACCGGCTCCTCGCAGACCAGCGGCTGGCGGGTGGCCTGGACGCTGCCGGGCGGCCAGAGCATCTCGCAGCTCTGGAACGGCAACCTGTCGGGCACGAGCGGCTCCGTCAGCGTCACCAACCTCAACTGGAACGGCACGCTGGCAGCCGGCGCGAGCACCACGTTCGGCTTCCTCGTCAACGGGCAGAGCGGCACCCCTGCCTCGGTGGCCTGTACCGCCTCATGA
- a CDS encoding TetR/AcrR family transcriptional regulator — protein sequence MNPQVTEARPRDREATRERILQAARTLFGEQGYEQVTVRMIAAAAEANIALVGRYFGSKAGLFAAVLQGEPTFGELFTGRPEELPRRLAEYAAQRMQHPPESPILRTLERSAYHPEVRAAARERLLTAVLSPLEAILTGPDAHARARMAVSVVLGIGAMRRRVGPEQPTPADVDRLTAVFEACLAG from the coding sequence ATGAACCCCCAGGTGACTGAGGCCAGGCCGCGCGACCGTGAGGCCACCCGGGAGCGCATCCTGCAAGCGGCTCGCACCCTGTTCGGCGAGCAGGGCTACGAACAGGTGACGGTCCGCATGATCGCCGCGGCGGCGGAGGCCAACATCGCCCTGGTGGGGCGCTACTTCGGGTCCAAGGCCGGCCTGTTCGCCGCGGTCCTCCAGGGTGAGCCGACCTTCGGCGAGCTGTTCACGGGCCGTCCGGAGGAGCTGCCCCGGCGGCTGGCCGAGTACGCCGCCCAGCGCATGCAACATCCGCCGGAGAGCCCGATCCTGCGCACGCTCGAACGTTCCGCCTACCACCCAGAGGTGCGGGCGGCGGCCAGGGAGCGCCTGCTCACAGCGGTGCTCAGCCCGCTGGAGGCCATCCTGACCGGCCCTGACGCGCACGCGCGCGCCCGCATGGCCGTGTCGGTCGTGCTGGGCATCGGGGCGATGCGCCGCCGCGTCGGGCCGGAGCAGCCCACGCCCGCCGACGTCGACCGGCTGACCGCCGTCTTCGAGGCGTGCCTGGCCGGTTGA
- a CDS encoding universal stress protein → MAGRLPAGRFEIGKDGAGLLVVGFDGSGPSRNALAYAAGLARRDGAALLVAFVESLTTASLWFFAGSPIIPDSGADLAEDLRDELRGAGVPWQFVSLRGDPARALEALAGTYMADGIVVGRSRSPWRGSVAAHLAKRAHRTVLVVP, encoded by the coding sequence GTGGCAGGCCGGCTCCCCGCAGGGCGGTTCGAGATCGGCAAGGACGGCGCCGGCCTGCTCGTCGTGGGCTTCGACGGATCGGGCCCGAGCCGCAACGCGCTCGCGTACGCGGCCGGGCTCGCCCGGCGGGACGGCGCGGCGCTGCTCGTCGCGTTCGTGGAGTCGCTGACCACCGCCTCGCTCTGGTTCTTCGCCGGGTCGCCGATCATCCCCGACTCGGGCGCGGACCTGGCCGAGGACCTGCGCGACGAGCTGCGCGGCGCCGGGGTGCCGTGGCAGTTCGTCAGCCTGCGCGGCGACCCCGCCAGGGCGCTGGAGGCGCTCGCGGGCACCTACATGGCCGACGGCATCGTGGTGGGCCGCTCCCGCTCCCCGTGGCGCGGGTCGGTCGCGGCCCACCTGGCGAAACGGGCCCACCGTACGGTGCTGGTCGTGCCCTGA
- a CDS encoding M15 family metallopeptidase: protein MRRAAALALVVLGTVACGAGQQATAPPPATTPAPATSDPGQATPESPTPAPTSTGPPAFSSKVSRVSREQLPYSWRPGCPVHYRDLRLVTLTFWGFDDKPHTGELVVRKTVTDDIETVFEKLYDWRWPIKQMKLVDAFKADDFDSIDANNTSAFNCRQATGSGNWSNHAYGEAIDINPQQNPYVTASGSTAHQNAKKFTERPMKGKGVINPGDKVVKAFAAVGWEWGGYWSGTKDYQHFSKGGG, encoded by the coding sequence ATGAGACGTGCTGCAGCCTTGGCGCTCGTGGTGCTCGGGACCGTCGCGTGCGGCGCGGGACAACAGGCCACCGCGCCCCCGCCCGCGACCACTCCCGCTCCCGCAACGTCCGATCCCGGTCAGGCAACGCCGGAGTCGCCCACACCGGCCCCCACTTCCACCGGGCCGCCCGCGTTCAGCTCGAAGGTCTCGCGGGTCTCCCGCGAGCAGCTCCCCTACTCCTGGCGCCCTGGCTGCCCGGTCCACTACCGGGACCTGCGGCTGGTGACGCTGACGTTCTGGGGCTTCGACGACAAGCCGCACACCGGCGAGCTGGTCGTGCGCAAGACGGTCACCGACGACATCGAGACGGTCTTCGAGAAGCTGTACGACTGGCGCTGGCCGATCAAGCAGATGAAGCTGGTCGACGCCTTCAAGGCCGATGACTTCGACTCCATCGACGCCAACAACACCTCGGCCTTCAACTGCCGCCAGGCCACCGGGTCGGGCAACTGGTCGAATCACGCGTACGGGGAAGCAATAGACATCAATCCCCAGCAGAACCCATATGTCACCGCAAGTGGCAGCACCGCACACCAAAATGCCAAGAAGTTCACCGAACGCCCAATGAAGGGTAAAGGTGTGATTAATCCTGGTGACAAGGTCGTCAAGGCCTTCGCCGCCGTGGGCTGGGAGTGGGGCGGCTACTGGTCGGGGACCAAGGACTACCAGCATTTCTCCAAGGGTGGAGGCTGA
- a CDS encoding STAS domain-containing protein, with translation MTGVYVQEVADLNVEVQRGGCDARVRLTGDLDKLTAPLLKDALVQLFTEGRVEIVIDAGKLDFCDSSGLWVLVEHQRRVSAHAGSLGLVGVHGVLQRVLDVTGLKAAFDRVVPAEL, from the coding sequence ATGACAGGGGTGTACGTTCAGGAGGTGGCGGATCTCAACGTCGAGGTGCAGCGCGGCGGCTGCGACGCGCGTGTGCGCCTCACCGGCGACCTCGACAAGCTCACGGCGCCACTGCTGAAGGACGCTCTGGTGCAGCTGTTCACCGAGGGCCGCGTGGAGATCGTGATCGACGCAGGAAAGCTGGACTTCTGTGACTCCAGCGGCTTATGGGTGCTGGTGGAGCACCAGCGCAGGGTCTCTGCGCACGCCGGCTCCCTGGGCCTCGTCGGCGTCCACGGCGTGCTGCAGCGGGTGCTCGACGTGACGGGGCTCAAGGCCGCCTTCGACCGCGTGGTCCCCGCCGAGCTGTGA
- a CDS encoding MDR family MFS transporter has translation MVAQAQAASPTKQRTYTHREILEVMSGLMLAMLTSMISTSVVGTALPTIVGELGGQDQYSWVASATMLTMTVSTPLWGKLSDLFGRKLLFQTALGLFVAASLVAGLSQDMGQLIAARAVQGLGVGGLSALSQVILGDIVSPRERGRYSGYMGAVFGISTVAGPLLGGFIVDADWLGWRWCFYVVVPFALVSFIVIQKVLKLPKVKRSTSIDIWGATTITASASALMLLLTLGGNEFEWNSGWTYFLGAIALLSLALAVLSERTARNPILPPRLFRNPTFVLTSLASLFVGMAMFGAMIYLPQYLQIVKGLSPTNSGLMTLPMVVALFLAGVISGKIVTQTGKWKIFPVAGLLIVAVGLFLLSRLHVDSSEWLIGFDVAVLGVGLGLSMQMLILAAQNGSELRDMAATTSGVSFFRSLGGAVGVAAFGAILTSRLKDEIAEMVKAAGIKMSGGGDIKLGSPDAIQMLPTPIKNIVLEAFTRGLETVFLVGVPIALLGFLATLFLKELPLRGSSVPAAPEPKPLSKDDLVLAGLLLELIAQRIERVNGERSALLTAVAKMAPPDDRSERERARSVVQNVLRPTSRALIAQATPPQKDLVTGGISQ, from the coding sequence TTGGTAGCCCAGGCGCAGGCCGCGTCCCCCACGAAGCAGCGGACCTACACCCACCGCGAGATCCTCGAGGTCATGTCCGGGCTGATGCTCGCGATGCTCACGTCGATGATCTCGACTTCCGTGGTGGGCACCGCGCTGCCGACGATCGTGGGGGAGCTAGGCGGTCAGGACCAGTACTCGTGGGTCGCGAGCGCGACCATGCTGACGATGACGGTGTCCACACCGTTGTGGGGCAAGCTGTCCGACCTGTTCGGGCGCAAGCTGCTCTTCCAGACGGCTCTGGGGCTGTTCGTCGCGGCGTCGCTCGTGGCGGGCCTGTCGCAGGACATGGGGCAGCTCATCGCGGCGCGTGCCGTACAGGGCCTGGGCGTGGGTGGTCTGTCAGCGCTGTCCCAGGTGATCCTGGGGGACATCGTCTCGCCCCGCGAGCGTGGCCGCTACTCCGGATACATGGGAGCCGTCTTCGGCATCTCCACGGTCGCGGGCCCGCTGCTGGGCGGCTTCATCGTGGACGCCGACTGGCTCGGCTGGCGCTGGTGCTTCTACGTGGTGGTGCCGTTCGCGCTGGTGTCCTTCATCGTCATCCAGAAGGTGCTCAAGCTGCCGAAGGTCAAGCGCAGCACCTCGATCGACATCTGGGGCGCCACGACGATCACGGCCAGCGCGAGCGCGCTGATGCTGCTGCTGACGCTGGGCGGCAACGAGTTCGAGTGGAACTCGGGCTGGACCTACTTCCTGGGCGCGATCGCCCTGCTCTCGCTGGCCCTGGCGGTGCTGTCGGAGCGGACCGCGCGCAACCCGATCCTGCCGCCGCGCCTGTTCCGCAACCCCACGTTCGTGCTGACCAGCCTCGCCTCGCTGTTCGTCGGCATGGCGATGTTCGGCGCGATGATCTACCTGCCGCAGTACCTCCAGATCGTCAAGGGGCTCAGCCCGACCAACTCGGGCCTGATGACGCTGCCCATGGTGGTGGCGCTGTTCCTGGCCGGCGTGATCTCCGGGAAGATCGTCACCCAGACGGGCAAGTGGAAGATCTTCCCGGTGGCGGGCCTGCTCATCGTGGCCGTCGGCCTGTTCCTGCTGTCCCGGCTGCACGTGGACTCCAGCGAGTGGCTCATCGGCTTCGACGTGGCGGTGCTGGGCGTCGGGCTCGGCCTGTCCATGCAGATGCTGATCCTGGCCGCGCAGAACGGCTCCGAACTGCGCGACATGGCCGCGACCACGTCGGGCGTGTCGTTCTTCAGGTCGCTGGGCGGCGCGGTCGGCGTGGCCGCGTTCGGCGCCATCCTGACGAGCCGGCTCAAGGACGAGATCGCCGAGATGGTGAAGGCCGCGGGCATCAAGATGTCCGGCGGCGGCGACATCAAGCTCGGCAGCCCCGACGCCATCCAGATGCTGCCCACGCCGATCAAGAACATCGTGCTGGAGGCGTTCACCCGGGGCCTGGAGACGGTGTTCCTCGTGGGCGTGCCCATCGCGCTGCTCGGCTTCCTGGCCACGCTCTTCCTCAAGGAGCTGCCGCTGCGCGGGTCCAGCGTCCCCGCGGCCCCCGAGCCCAAGCCGCTCAGCAAGGACGACCTGGTGCTGGCCGGCCTGCTGCTGGAGCTCATCGCCCAGCGCATCGAGCGCGTGAACGGCGAACGCTCCGCGCTCCTGACCGCCGTCGCCAAGATGGCGCCGCCTGACGACCGCTCAGAGCGTGAGCGGGCGAGATCGGTCGTGCAGAACGTGCTGCGGCCCACCTCGCGCGCTCTGATCGCGCAGGCCACGCCCCCACAGAAAGACCTCGTAACAGGAGGAATCTCCCAATGA
- a CDS encoding NUDIX hydrolase gives MAAKDGDGWTACAQGHRHWGVHGASGLLVVHHDDAGVPYVLMQKRSWWSHHGGTWGLPGGARDSHEDAVASALREAHEEAALAGDGLRVQGVYLDDHGGWAFETVIAESAELLAAAPANRESTELRWLALPEVTTRKLHPGFAATWSEIQSAIRPETVVLDVANIVGARAERGWWNDRLGAATRLLREVSGLRLAHPVLAQWYPRMVAVVEGAARSAPAVEGVQVVAATGSGDDAIVDVVRRAKPWERMLVVTADRALKERVARLGAETVGPKWLLAQLGG, from the coding sequence ATGGCGGCTAAGGACGGCGATGGGTGGACCGCGTGCGCCCAGGGTCACCGGCACTGGGGGGTCCACGGCGCCTCAGGGCTCCTGGTGGTCCATCACGACGACGCCGGGGTGCCGTACGTGCTGATGCAGAAGCGGTCCTGGTGGAGCCACCACGGCGGCACCTGGGGGCTGCCCGGCGGCGCCCGTGACAGCCACGAGGACGCGGTCGCCAGCGCGCTGCGCGAGGCCCACGAGGAGGCGGCGCTGGCCGGCGACGGCCTGCGGGTGCAGGGCGTCTACCTCGACGACCACGGCGGGTGGGCGTTCGAGACGGTGATCGCCGAGTCGGCCGAGCTGCTGGCCGCGGCGCCCGCCAACCGCGAGAGCACCGAGCTGCGCTGGCTGGCGCTGCCCGAGGTCACCACGCGCAAGCTGCACCCCGGCTTCGCGGCGACCTGGAGCGAAATCCAGAGCGCGATCAGGCCGGAGACGGTCGTGCTGGACGTGGCCAACATCGTCGGCGCGCGGGCCGAGCGCGGCTGGTGGAACGACCGGCTCGGGGCCGCCACCCGGCTGCTGCGGGAGGTCTCCGGGCTGCGGCTGGCGCATCCCGTGCTGGCGCAGTGGTATCCGCGGATGGTGGCGGTCGTGGAGGGCGCCGCCAGAAGCGCGCCGGCCGTGGAGGGGGTGCAGGTGGTCGCGGCCACCGGCAGCGGCGACGACGCGATCGTGGACGTCGTGCGCCGGGCCAAGCCCTGGGAGCGGATGCTCGTCGTCACCGCCGACCGGGCGCTGAAGGAGCGGGTGGCCAGGCTGGGCGCCGAGACCGTGGGCCCCAAGTGGCTGCTGGCCCAGCTCGGCGGGTAG
- a CDS encoding BP74-related protein: MRRITRKLAVPLAAALAVLSAAAPATAVQAAPAAYFVMTDITREEFVVQLTDPAKIRHARDLVNGETLDRPHVVGRILKRPAPYNPRWSYHYNSDTVDFFDAAIEVCDATIPYVEDHLDEAGGAFLPGLVFCPWTSRLVRELPAP; the protein is encoded by the coding sequence ATGCGACGCATCACCCGTAAGCTCGCCGTTCCGCTGGCCGCCGCGCTCGCCGTCCTGAGCGCGGCCGCCCCCGCCACGGCCGTGCAGGCCGCGCCGGCGGCCTACTTCGTGATGACGGACATCACCCGCGAGGAGTTCGTCGTCCAGCTCACCGACCCCGCCAAGATCCGGCACGCCCGTGACCTGGTCAACGGCGAGACGCTGGACCGGCCGCACGTCGTCGGCAGGATCCTGAAGCGGCCGGCGCCGTACAACCCCCGCTGGAGCTACCACTACAACTCCGACACCGTGGACTTCTTCGACGCGGCCATCGAGGTGTGCGACGCCACGATCCCGTACGTCGAGGACCATCTGGACGAGGCGGGCGGCGCGTTCCTGCCCGGGCTCGTCTTCTGCCCGTGGACCTCCCGGCTGGTCAGGGAGCTGCCCGCGCCGTGA